A window of Castanea sativa cultivar Marrone di Chiusa Pesio chromosome 8, ASM4071231v1 genomic DNA:
atggtactccgggagtacataataatttcccccttcctagatatttcttctttcGTTGTTGGTACGGCTCTGTTACTTCTCCTAAAGCTTATCTTTTCAAAATGGTTGACTCCCTAAAGCTCTCATGAGGTGGCCTTTGCTTCTCGGGAACCTCAGTTGCTTCGTTCATCTCCTCTTTTCTCCTCGGCCTACTGACTTAGGTTTGCACAAACCCTTTAACCATCCTCGGGTACCTACTTGTCCTCGAGCGTGGCTCACCACCCAATAAACGTGCTCGATTTGCTTGTCCTTACAAATCCTATAAGCTACATAAACAAGATCAAACAATCATTAATCCATTGATCTcccatttaattaatttatttcaaatttgttaagatctaaataaatgacatttttttatataggacagaatctataatttaatttttgtaattatttatttttaatatttttatgtcaaaaaaattattttaggtttaggtgatttattttcttttttttaaatgtttttaatgctttttaggccAAATTTGGTTCCTATTATCATATTatggttaggtattaattaggaTCTATTTTAGAATAGATTTTTattgtctatcaagttttataGCGCTCTTAAATAGGTCCCTAAGTTTGTACATGTTTTTCatagattattattaataaaataaagacttTTTGTCAAATTCTTTCTCCGGTGGATTCCAGTTTATCTCCTTATAGCTTCAAGGAACCCCTTGTGGATTCGAGGTTTACTACATAGAAGCTACCAGTAACAGTTTAGCTTCTATCCATCAAAGAGAACATCATGAGTGCTTTCTTCAAGCTTCTGCAACATCAATTGATATCATAGTCTTAACATAACCTAGTCTGATGGCTAACCGGTAAGACGATAACAACCACAACTACAACCACGAAGTTAAAGACGCAGTTCATACTAGGGTTGAGTTCCACCAATTTCATGAAAAGAGTCAGCAAATTATAGGTGAAATTGAGCAAATGATTGCTACTCTTCTCAGGGGTGGCGCTAGAGCTACtacagggggttcaaatgaaccccctgacttgaaaaaaagaaaacaaaattatgtatataatatttctttttttagttcaatttaccgttaaaaatattattacacACCCCGACTTATTACTCACTCTATACATAGCACCACTAAGGCATGGAAGAATGCGTAAGTGATTGAATTTGGACTCTACACGTGGAGCAGCTGTGAGGGAAAAGAGAGTAGGTGTTGGCTAAGAGATTTTGTCTTGGTCAGTACTAAAGGCATGACGGCCTTGGGAAGGAAGTGAGATTTACAACTGACACGGTACTCAAGCACTCACCAAGAAGGGACATAATGACTTTTTAGGGTTGAAAGCTATGAAAACACCCCTTATTGGTTGAATGCACAATGAGTCACCTTAGAGACACGTGTACCAATCACAGTATTCCTGATGTCCCTCTTGATGACTAAGACCTGTCTCCCAAACAGTGGCAAAGCTACCTACTTACGGGTGCCAGTGCCATGTTGGCACAGTTTTTATCCCTTAGTCAACAGATGATATTACTGCTGTGAAAAGATCCAAAAGAGAATATAATGACTTAACACCTGTCCTTTGTACTTAGCCATATTCCTCAGAGTATAAGAGGAACATGTAGCTGTGCTATTAAGGCAAGAACCCAAGTAGATATTTTGAGATGAAAGTGGAGAGTTggtagaaaagaaagaaaacctcATTGTAAACTAATCTCTTTCTCATACCTAATACAAGCTGAGCTGAGCAAGAATGTTATGTTCTTGCTCAAATCGTGGTTTTTTATCCCTTCTTTAGGGTTTTCTACGTACATCTTGTGTTGTTTTGATAATcagcttctttttcttgtttaaaTGTGCATCTTTTTCATATCCTACCAATACCAtcactttctttatttcttgtttgagTGTCATGTCAAAACTTGCATCTTTTTGAGCTTTCTCATGTAGATGTACTGTTAGATAACTTATTTTACTCCCATAAATAAGCTCAAATCTAATTTGCACATACACACTGTAATCTCATATCAGCCTAGTCTAAAATCAAATAACAACACAAATCATAGATCTCTCTTCAATGAATCTCATCTCATTCTTCTCTATTTAACTATCTAAGTATCTTTCAGCTCTAAGattaaagaataaatatttatgagTAATAAGTGTCTctctatttattataaatttagattgtgtgcatgtgtgtgtgtgtgtgtgtgtgtgtgtgtatgtctAATAtgtgctttatttatttttattttttttgttacaatgttATTTGTGTAAATTGTGATGTATGTGAATATGTTCatttttagtataaatattatataactttatacaatttaataattagaaaatatagAGGGTTTGGGGTTTGTCACACATGTGTatattgttatcatgttatattaattttttgttataaagttagtgattgttcaagaatttgattggttaaataGACACttagtttattatttatgtatggATGAGTGTGGCTTTGTCGATCTATAATTAATATAGTGCAAGGGAaatgagttttgtcatttagattaaaacatatttataaaaacaatgagAAATAGATAATGgaaattgcataaaaataaaaaagatatataaacctaacaaaataaaatggtcacacTTAGCTATATTGACAATAGATAATGATAACTGATAATAAACTATCAtgtaacaattttaaaatataaaaactcgtagaaggaaattaaaatttcatgtctttgcaatattttttttatcgataactagatatattcaaattatatttaatttaagtttcttaataacCCCCCTCAAAAATATTCTTGGAGCCGCCACTGACtcttctttataaaaaatcatCTCACAACAACAATGATCAATATATTCAAAGGCACACTCCTAACTATAAGAAAATTCAATTCTTTGATGAAGATATGTGTAAGTTGAATTTTATTGACTGGCTTATTAATTTGGAAGagtatttaatttttggaagatttgtGATGAAGAAAATGTGCGGCTTGCATCTAATAAATTATACGATAAAGCAGAGGAATGGTGGCAAGATATTCAAATCGATAGAAAGCAGCGAGCTAAGCATCCAATTTGCTCTTggcaaagaatgaaaaatgtaTTATTTGATTTATGGTTTCCTAATAACTATTGTGATATACTAGAttatacaagtgttgattataaaattgtatattcaaccacaaaaccaaaattatcacAGGCAAGTCCATGTGTCAAGTAAAGGAAAGGGTTTAAGGGTTGAGAAGAAGCAACCtatttctaaagaaaattttgaagtggttaaaaaaGATCAAGATTTGCAACAAGTTATTGAATTGAAGATTAAAGATACCACTTGTCAAAAGTTTGAtgaatatgtcaaagaaaagaaggttgGGTTGATTGTAGATAATGACAAAAATCAAGAGACGATAATTATTGAGAatattgtggaagattcaattaaAGTTAAATATGATGATGAATCCATCATCCACAACCCTTAGGTTCcggttgatttgttgaagatgactacaCAATATGTtaattttcttggagtagaaaattttatttttatttttttaacgtttgctgattgatgttgcaaataaattgaacgcagatgagaagaaattttatgcAATACTTTATGAAgaatttaagtttcaaaatcGGATCAAGttattaaagcattcaaagtatttatTCAATTGGAGTGGAAGATTTTAGATTTCGACCATTAACTCGAGGatgagtttgtttcaagtgaaagggtctgatgtaggacatggtttaatatttagtatttgtaattatttaattttagtatttttatgtaatttttgttattttaggtttatgttatttatttctttcttttgaggtgcttttaatgttgtttagtcaaattaggATTTTATATGCTTTCATAGTTGCCTCAAGGTTTCTAGTTGccttaggttttgtttttagtatttatacACATTGTAGCCTCCAAAGGCAATTCAGTTTTTAgactaatattaataaaattgcaAAGTTTTGTTCCCTAAACCATTATATGCTTTCGTAGTCACCTTAGGGTTTTTAGTTGCCTCAGGTcttgtttttactatttaaacgcATTGTAGCCTCCAAAGGCAATTCTGTTTttagattattattaataaaattgcaAAGTTTTCTTAAACTTTTCTCAAGTGGATTCTAGTTTATCGCATCGTGGATTCGTGGGTTCAGGAAAACCTTCATGGATTCGAggtttactaataaaaaaactaacagTTTAGTTTCTGTCCATCAAAGAGAGCATTGTATGTGCTTTCTTCAGGCTTCCGTGACATCATTTTTCTAAAGTTTAAGATTAACAAATTTCTACTTTTGTTGTTAggcttattaatatatatatatatatatatatatatatttttttttttcatattttagatcaaattgttTGTTATTGATtacatttgatatgttttaatatgattttagcttgtttatttttatattagaagcatgttaggttgttagttttattgttttagGTAATGCTCTGTTTTCTGTATTTTCTAGTTTCTGTACTAGGGTTTTCTGGGTGGTATGCATATGCATGCTTCTTGCATGTGTACGCAGACTTGaagtatgcgtacgcatacaaCTAGGCTGCGTACGCAGGCCTATGTCTACGCACACATACTCCTACTCAAAAAGCCTAATCTGAGTTTTctgtttctttatttctttaatgTAATATGCCTCTACTTTGACCATTTCTTATGTTTTTGAGTCTTTGTCTctctgtttattttttgtttgttcttcatATGTTAGAAGGGTTTCCCTTcaatgttttctttgttttgccaTAAACCTGAATTCATATGTCCATCCATTAATGCATTGGTGCTGCGATGTAGTAAGGaaagtgaggtaagtcatgcaatcacatgaacatgcattttgGATGATAATCACAATgaatatgtttgtttgatgcTTGGATACTATGTTTAGATGTTTGagttatatttgattttaataCCTTGCTGCCATGTCTATGTTTCCGCCATTGTGATATATTGTTTGTTGGCTACCTTAGATGAAATGATATGTTATGCATGATAGATGTATACTAGGTTTGATATGAgttgccatgatagatgtatatTAGGATTTTGAGATGATTAATGCCATGTTAATTgctagatgtatgctagtgtgtgagTATAGATAATAATATTGAATGAACCTTTAATAAGATTAaaacataagacacaatgactGAAAATTGACCCATGGGTTGGGTGGAATTGGATGTCTAAGACCTTTCCATCCCCACATCTAAATTTTGAACTCATACTCTAGTAGTAAGATCAATTATTAATTCCACATAATGACactaaatttatgatttttagaCTTAATCTAGGTAACGACTCCAATCTTTTCTTTGCCCCAATTCACTCGGCTAAGGCGTACTCTCCCTTTCCTAAGGAGGAAATcgttgaaaaaaatattttatgaaaatatattttgaaaagagTAGTGCATTAGGTATTATAAGTTTTATTACATTTGTTTTGCAAATTTATGCTTCATCAATTAAGAAGagtcaatttaaaatttagctGCAAGGTAATTAAAACGGTACATAAATATAATCTACTAATTACATTAATTGTCATGTctccctaaaaataaaaaaatattcattaacgtatcaatttgtaaactttatacaacaaaatattcattaacatttttttttatagtaattttaacatttttttatttaaaatttgaaaaaacgAAACACTTCAAATTTTCGACCAGCGCGCTCTCAAACCAACCCGCGAATCTCGAACTTCCGCTAAAACACTCGAAAAttcaatttaagaaaaccgCGGGTCACCTAGGTAATCGCAAAACCAATCCTCACCGTCCATTAGCAACAAACGAAGATCCCACACTCCACGTCATCGATCCGCACCTCACGAAACTGACCAATCACAATCCACTTCCACTCTGTATATAAACATAACACAACCCACACTATTCTCTTCACAGTCTTATCAAaaatcaatctctctctcaattcaaAGCCTCAGAAATTTCATCATCAGTTTCAGTGTTTGAAGCTTTGGAATAGCAATGGCACCAAAGGCAGAGAAGAAGCCAGCGGAGAAGAAGCCAGCGGAGGAGAAGAAGGCCGAGAAAGCGCCAGCGGAGAAGAAGCCACGAGCCGAGAAGAAGCTGCCCAAAGACTCGtcggagaagaagaagaagcggTCGAAGAAGAGCGTAGAGACTTACAAGATCTACATCTTCAAAGTGCTGAAGCAAGTGCACCCAGATATCGGAATCTCGAGCAAAGCCATGGGAATCATGAACAGCTTCATCAACGACATTTTCGAGAAGCTTGCACAGGAAGCGGCTCGTCTCGCGCGATACAACAAGAAGCCCACTGTAACTTCTCGCGAGATTCAGACCGCTGTTCGTCTCGTTCTTCCTGGGGAGCTCGCGAAGCACGCTGTTTCTGAGGGCACTAAGGCTGTTACGAAGTTCACAAGCTCTTAGGGcttgtttgggtgtttttttttgaattttagggGTTGTACAGTCTGGCTTCTCTGTGTTTGGAGTTAGATTTGGTAGGGTTTCTCTGTAAGTCTCTGTTCTTAGAAATGAAATTTAGCTTTTGTTTGGAATTTTGTGCATTTTATGTTTGATTGGGATTTTGATATGAATTGCAAGCATTGTTGAATGGTTAGGTCATACTTTACAAATGAAAGTAAATGATTTTGTTACTAAGATTGAACAAAGAACTTAATAACATTGAAATTTTGGGTGATATAATGGGTATAGAGTAGCAATGTGGAACGAAATGCTAAATTTCAATTGGCCGGTGATTATTTTGaggtaaggttttttttttgtggttgttgttaATTACAGCAACTGGGAACCTGTGAATTACtatgttttttatacaaacacacacacaaaggggcaagaaatgtttttttttttttttgagaaacaagcaACTACTAGATGATGTGGAATATGAAAGTCTGTTTTTTGGATTAAGGATGTAATTCTAGGTAAgtcatactatatatattgcAAACACAGGTATTGCTTGTTATTGTTGGTATAAAGAACATCCACTATTTATGGATGTTTTACTTCTACACAAGTTAGGCATGTTCACTGCTAGCTTGTTATTATTGGTACAAACTACAAAGAAAGAACATCCACCTTTTATGGATGTATTTTACACTTTAGTTAGATTGAAGTAGttagaaggaggaggaggtttGGGACAATGTGGTCCAAAAGCTAGGTCGCAAGGGGCACCCTCTGTGAAATcacaaacacatacacattCATCGAATGGAATTCCTTCACTGGCAGGGCGACAGAACAAAGTTAAAGTCATTTTTGTTCATAATAAGCGCAATTCACTAGTATTCATTAGTTAACTTCAAATCCCATAAAGCTTGGTTATCATTTTTCATGAACATGTTCAAACATCTATAACTCTATGCGGGGTTCAACATAGAACTGCACAAATTCTACATATCTGGACAAATATTGATTTGAAGATAGTTTTTAGTGCCTATACGTTATAATCGTTTCAACCAGTGGAAAGCACCCTCGCTCTAATCAATTTCATTCAGCATGTGCATAATCAACAAACACAATTTTTCTGTAGTTCATGCAAAGCAAAAGCCAAGCCAGCACTAAGAAGCTCAATCCCATAAAAGATTATTTTGGGGGTGGTGCTTTCAATTATGCTAAAGGTAATTTGTAACTTGTATTAATATGCCCAATTTTATGTCTCAACTCTATGCTCAAAAGTGAAAACAGAAATTAGAAGAATTCTAAGCACAATATAcagttgctttttgttttttgtttttttttgagaaacacacacaaagCTGTATGaatgttttattattgttattttttagtttttgagaaACAAGCAACTGCAAGGTGATGTGTGAATATGAAAGTTTGTTTTTTGGATTAAGGATGTAACTCTCGCTAAGTAAAAGTCTTACAATACAAGTATGTTATGTAACTGTGTATATCTCAGATTAGATAGTTTCTTTACTGGCCTTTTTTACTTAAGAAGTATCTTTGCcaagtattttttttgtagtgctgAGCTTCTCGGTTCGGGTCGGTTTCCAGCCACCTGCAACCTGACCCGAAATTTCCAGGgaacccgacccaacccgaaGATTTTGGCCCATGTTTGGGTCGGGTTTTGGGTTTGTCTCaggcaggtttttttttttttttttcgttcctgctactggggaaaaaaaaaaatcatctaagaacaaaacaaagataaattTTAAGATACTTTCTATAATTGATTTTTAGGAATAGTCAAAATAAATTAGACATTTATGgtaatagttaaattttcattaaataaaatgaattcaatagaatatgattttttttatattatatattggaTACTTTCCATAATTGATTTTTAGGAAtagtcaaaataaattaaacgtTTATGgtaatagttaaattttcattaaataaaatgaattaaatagaataggctttatatatatatatatgttatcaTACAAGCAATTGGGATTGATTTGCAATTGAGTGCATGTTATTTTGAACTCCATAAATTATGtccataatttaaaataaaacttaattaGATGCAAATTTGACTAAATTAGATATGTCACACATGAAGACATGACTCAAAAGGAA
This region includes:
- the LOC142606635 gene encoding histone H2B.9-like encodes the protein MAPKAEKKPAEKKPAEEKKAEKAPAEKKPRAEKKLPKDSSEKKKKRSKKSVETYKIYIFKVLKQVHPDIGISSKAMGIMNSFINDIFEKLAQEAARLARYNKKPTVTSREIQTAVRLVLPGELAKHAVSEGTKAVTKFTSS